In the genome of Bremerella sp. P1, the window CGAGGCCGGCACTTGCGGCCAAATCGCCGGCTCCGCTGGCAATCGAATCTGCCGCGAGAGCTTCGACTGACGTGAAATCGATTTCATTTTTCCAGATGGCACTACGCAGGTCCGTTTCCATGCGACGCATGACAGCCCGGGCCAGTTGGGCTTGCTCGATACTTGTTTGGCTCTCAGTTACCTGAAAGAGATAAAACTGAATGGCGCCGCCCAGTGCCAATAGGATCAGCACAGACAGCGATGAAGCGAGGAGCACTTCCAGCAGCGTAAAGCCGTGTTGTGACTGTCGTTTCATTAGATACCCCCTCCGATTTCGAGAGGAGCACCATCGCTGGATTCAGGAATTTCTTCCAAGGCTAGTTCCGGGTCGCGCATCCAACGCACGATTTGAAACGAGTCGTTCTCGGCTGCGGACTGCGCACCGGCGCGACGGACTTGAATGGCAACCATGATCAGCCCATCGACCGGGGCTGGTTCCCAGTTGATGCTGTACACCCAGGGTGTGTCTTGTTCGACGGTGAGCGTAGAAAGGTCGCTCGTCATGGTGACGTTTATGTCTGTCACTGGATCTGGTGGAAGCAGGCCCAATGCAATCTCTTCCATGATCGTCTCGGCGATCATTTGTGCCTCGGTAAGGCCTTGGGCTTGCTGGGCATTCTGAAAACCGAGACCAACCAGCTGCCCCAGAAGTGCCAGGGATACGGCCAGAATGGTGAGGGCCAGGATGACCTCAATCAGGGTGAAGCCTTGTTTGCGATAACGCTTCGTTACGTGCATTTAATCAACACCCCCATCATCGAGATCAGGGTCTTGAATCCGCGCGATGCCGGTTAGTCCGCGTAACTTGATCGAGGTGATCGTTCCCCCATCGCCACGTAAAAATACCGTGGCATCCGAGGCAGTCCCGTCGGGATAGAACAAGATCGGACGGGACCATCCGCTGATGTCCATGTCGCCCCCTTGTTCTTGTTCCAAGGTGTAGCTGCGAATGTCGGCTTCGATATTGTCTCCGGCGAAGACGACTCCTTCTTCCAGCATACCGTTGATGGTCTCTGCTTCGACCGAATCGAGGACAACGCTTGAAATACCGATCCCTTG includes:
- a CDS encoding type IV pilus modification PilV family protein — encoded protein: MHVTKRYRKQGFTLIEVILALTILAVSLALLGQLVGLGFQNAQQAQGLTEAQMIAETIMEEIALGLLPPDPVTDINVTMTSDLSTLTVEQDTPWVYSINWEPAPVDGLIMVAIQVRRAGAQSAAENDSFQIVRWMRDPELALEEIPESSDGAPLEIGGGI